The Erigeron canadensis isolate Cc75 chromosome 4, C_canadensis_v1, whole genome shotgun sequence genome window below encodes:
- the LOC122595607 gene encoding E3 ubiquitin-protein ligase RNFT1-like isoform X3: MVRQASMTLKLLLLMYYKNGKGHNFRRQGQMLTLVEYALLLYRAFLPAPVWYRFFLNKEYGSMFSSLITGLYLTFKLTSVVEKVGSFYSALKALSRKEMHYGSYATPEQEYYELIEEFMSAVKQNYGEKVLVQF, translated from the exons ATGGTCCGGCAGGCGTCAATGACTTTAAAGTTGCTACTTCTTATGTACTATAAAAATGGCAAGGGCCATAATTTCCGTAGGCAG GGTCAAATGCTGACTTTGGTCGAATACGCTTTGTTGTTATACCGTGCATTCTTGCCTGCTCCTGTTTGGTACCGATTCTTTTTGAACAAAGAGTACGGAAGCATGTTTTCTTCTTTGATAACAGGGCTATATCTAACTTTCAAGCTTACATCAGTAGTGGAGAAG GTTGGATCCTTCTATTCTGCATTGAAGGCTTTATCACGAAAAGAAATGCATTACGGATCATATGCAACACCAGAA CAGGAATATTATGAGTTAATCGAGGAGTTCATGTCTGCAGTCAAGCAGAACTATGGTGAAAAAGTCCTTGTGCAGTTTTAG
- the LOC122595607 gene encoding E3 ubiquitin-protein ligase RNFT1-like isoform X1: protein MVFNWEFMVLEQVKYMVTGEHLIVFMNYFFSSDTMVRQASMTLKLLLLMYYKNGKGHNFRRQGQMLTLVEYALLLYRAFLPAPVWYRFFLNKEYGSMFSSLITGLYLTFKLTSVVEKVGSFYSALKALSRKEMHYGSYATPEQEYYELIEEFMSAVKQNYGEKVLVQF, encoded by the exons ATGGTCTTTAATTGGGAATTTATGGTTTTGGAACAAGTTAAGTACATGGTGACTGGTGAGCATCTAATTGTTTTTATGAACTATTTCTTCTCCTCAGATACAATGGTCCGGCAGGCGTCAATGACTTTAAAGTTGCTACTTCTTATGTACTATAAAAATGGCAAGGGCCATAATTTCCGTAGGCAG GGTCAAATGCTGACTTTGGTCGAATACGCTTTGTTGTTATACCGTGCATTCTTGCCTGCTCCTGTTTGGTACCGATTCTTTTTGAACAAAGAGTACGGAAGCATGTTTTCTTCTTTGATAACAGGGCTATATCTAACTTTCAAGCTTACATCAGTAGTGGAGAAG GTTGGATCCTTCTATTCTGCATTGAAGGCTTTATCACGAAAAGAAATGCATTACGGATCATATGCAACACCAGAA CAGGAATATTATGAGTTAATCGAGGAGTTCATGTCTGCAGTCAAGCAGAACTATGGTGAAAAAGTCCTTGTGCAGTTTTAG
- the LOC122595607 gene encoding E3 ubiquitin-protein ligase RNFT1-like isoform X2, which yields MVFNWEFMVLEQVKYMVTGEHLIVFMNYFFSSDTMVRQASMTLKLLLLMYYKNGKGHNFRRQGQMLTLVEYALLLYRAFLPAPVWYRFFLNKEYGSMFSSLITGLYLTFKLTSVVEKVGSFYSALKALSRKEMHYGSYATPEQLR from the exons ATGGTCTTTAATTGGGAATTTATGGTTTTGGAACAAGTTAAGTACATGGTGACTGGTGAGCATCTAATTGTTTTTATGAACTATTTCTTCTCCTCAGATACAATGGTCCGGCAGGCGTCAATGACTTTAAAGTTGCTACTTCTTATGTACTATAAAAATGGCAAGGGCCATAATTTCCGTAGGCAG GGTCAAATGCTGACTTTGGTCGAATACGCTTTGTTGTTATACCGTGCATTCTTGCCTGCTCCTGTTTGGTACCGATTCTTTTTGAACAAAGAGTACGGAAGCATGTTTTCTTCTTTGATAACAGGGCTATATCTAACTTTCAAGCTTACATCAGTAGTGGAGAAG GTTGGATCCTTCTATTCTGCATTGAAGGCTTTATCACGAAAAGAAATGCATTACGGATCATATGCAACACCAGAACAGCTGCGATAA